Proteins encoded by one window of Nicotiana tabacum cultivar K326 chromosome 10, ASM71507v2, whole genome shotgun sequence:
- the LOC142165179 gene encoding uncharacterized protein LOC142165179, producing MDPKQNRHKLETYRTELGIPQAFVNISNKVWTFVEKDYDVEVIIGIEQHLTLRLLNNQSHKEFIVTLVYAKYDAIERIELWYTMYSLASDMTLPWLVGGDFNVMVDNEEKFGGRPVSLNEIEDFRHCINTCNLFDLGFKSSIYTWWNERTDDDCIFKRLYRCLGNMEFQQMLPGLEITHLSKTGSDHCSMILSCDRNAPPIKKSFRFLKFWTEHKRFLNVVRENWLIDFSGNPFILFKIR from the coding sequence ATGGACCCAAAGCAAAATAGACACAAGCTGGAAACATATAGGACGGAGCTTGGAATACCTCAAGCTTTTGTAAATATTTCTAATAAGGTATGGACTTTTGTGGAGAAAGACTATGATGTAGAGGTAATTATTGGTATAGAGCAACATCTTACACTAAGACTATTAAATAACCAGTCGCATAAGGAATTTATAGTCACCTTAGTGTATGCCAAATATGATgcaattgaaagaattgaattaTGGTATACGATGTATTCATTGGCCAGTGATATGACTCTTCCATGGCTTGTCGGAGGTGATTTTAATGTAATGGTTGATAATGAAGAGAAGTTTGGGGGGAGGCCAGTTTCTTTGAATGAAATTGAAGATTTTAGACATTGTATCAACACTTGTAACTTGTTTGATTTGGGCTTCAAGAGTAGTATCTACACATGGTGGAACGAAAGAACTGATGATGATTGTATCTTCAAGAGGTTGTATAGGTGCTTGGGTAATATGGAGTTTCAACAGATGTTACCTGGATTGGAGATCACACATCTTTCAAAAACTGGATCAGACCATTGCTCTATGATTCTATCTTGTGATCGTAATGCACCTCCCATCAAGAAATCATTCAGATTCCTGAAATTTTGGACTGAACATAAAAGATTTTTGAATGTTGTTAGAGAAAATTGGCTGATAGATTTCAGTGGTAATCCTTTCATCTTGTTCAAAATaagatga
- the LOC142165180 gene encoding uncharacterized protein LOC142165180, with translation MVIKLDMTKAYDRFSWLFLTKVLRKIGFCERFIGLIFHLVSNNWYSVLLNGQSFGFFKSTRAVKQGDPLSTTLFILAAEALSRGLNSLHRNPYFCSFGLPKWSSKINHLVYADDTIIFSSADATSLRLIMEVLGAYEATSGQLINKSKSALYMHHSTSLEVVNKRKLLSIGGRAVLITHLLKSMLIHLLSVVNPPNYVIENLHKIFAQFFWSNSVGVKSKHWSSWKNLCLPVEEGGDDFRSLQDVAKALFCKLWWNIKTKPTLWSSYMSQKYCKKLNAFVVPWRAGSHTWRRMLECRDLVEHQILWQPKMKFSLFWFDNWIGLGALYFVTPPEFYCDESIHNVYDVAREGVWDDERLREILPEDLAAHIIDNIKPPMIHEQIDKPYWMLESKGEFTVKLAWDYLRREGSLALSKKICGQKDCHSRYHFSCGSYGRGSCLLMIQSEGGGYFLPSRCWCCTNPEVETREHVFFKSYAASKVWSYFSLDEVHANNGKLISGQACVSSLYGNSLDVYMILPHIFYIC, from the exons ATGGTGATCAAGCTCGATATGACAAAAGCTTATGATAGGTTTTCTTGGCTTTTCTTGACAAAAGTATTGAGAAAGATAGGGTTTTGTGAGAGATTCATTGGTTTGATCTTTCATCTTGTCTCTAATAATTGGTATTCAGTGCTACTTAATGGTCAATCATTTGGATTTTTCAAATCAACTAGAGCAGTCAAGCAAGGAGATCCTTTGTCTACTACTTTGTTCATATTGGCAGCGGAGGCTCTGTCAAGGGGGCTTAATTCACTTCATAGGAATCCATACTTTTGTAGTTTTGGATTGCCTAAATGGAGCTCTAAAATTAATCATCTAGTTTATGCTGATGATACCATCATTTTCTCCTCTGCAGATGCTACTTCTTTGAGGCTTATTATGGAGGTTCTTGGTGCATATGAAGCTACCTCTGGACAACTTATAAACAAGTCGAAATCAGCCCTATATATGCATCACTCAACTAGCTTGGAGGTGGTAAACAAG CGAAAGCTCTTGTCTATAGGTGGTAGGGCAGTGTTGATTACTCATTTATTGAAAAGTATGCTTATTCACCTTCTCTCTGTTGTTAATCCTCCCAATTATGTCATTGAAAACCTACACAAAATATTTGCACAATTCTTTTGGAGCAATTCAGTTGGTGTAAAAAGTAAACATTGGTCATCATGGAAGAATTTATGTCTGCCAGTGGAGGAAGGAGGAGATGATTTTAGATCATTACAGGATGTTGCTAAAGCTTTATTTTGCAAGCTTTGGTGGAACATTAAAACAAAACCTACTCTTTGGAGTTCCTACATGAGTCAAAAATATTGTAAGAAGCTAAATGCTTTTGTGGTTCCTTGGAGGGCTGGGTCTCATACTTGGAGAAGAATGTTGGAGTGTAGAGATTTGGTGGAGCATCAGATATTGTGGCAACCAAAAATGAAATTCTCTTTGTTTTGGTTTGATAATTGGATAGGGTTAGGTGCACTATATTTTGTTACTCCTCCGGAGTTTTATTGTGATGAATCAATACACAATGTGTATGATGTTGCCAGAGAGGGAGTTTGGGATGATGAAAGGTTGAGGGAAATACTACCTGAAGATCTTGCTGCTCATATCATAGACAATATCAAGCCTCCTATGATACATGAACAAATTGATAAACCTTACTGGATGTTGGAGTCAAAGGGAGAGTTCACTGTTAAGTTGGCTTGGGACTATTTGAGAAGAGAAGGGAGCCTAGCATTATCTAAAAAAATATGTGGCCAAAAGGATTGCCATTCAAGATATCATTTTTCATGTGGAAGCTATGGAAGGGGAAGCTGCCTCTTGATGATACAATCAGAAGGTGGGGGTTACTTTTTACCTTCAAGGTGTTGGTGTTGTACAAATCCAGAAGTGGAAACAAGGGAACATGTCTTCTTCAAGTCATATGCTGCATCAAAGGTATGGtcatatttctctcttgatgaaGTACATGCGAATAATGGGAAACTGATTAGCGGTCAAGCTTGTGTATCTTCTCTGTATGGAAActccttggatgtatacatgattttaccgcatatctTCTATATATGCTAG